A window of the Natrinema salifodinae genome harbors these coding sequences:
- a CDS encoding acyltransferase: protein MTNRIHSIDAMRIIAMAFVVSIHTTPFRDLNAYGNIVNFLIESSARFAVPFFFVTAGYFFALKTTRRDPTKYFIKRATTIASIYVFGLALSAPVFLAGAVVRAESENRALASELVLKLAEFGSPLELLYYGNSISEILWFLPALGFSLALIYLFTVTNMTAYLLPVSIGFHLIGLLGASYTMFVDVPFEIRDALFFGFFYTSLGYVIYSSDWQPSSERSTLYLGATVGFGALHLVERYVLGYVFSGETIVQGVYTASYTIATALVTVSLFLFLLSRPNLGKATPLPSWGKYAVGIYVAHPPVLYVLERTGEALLGNGTWSAILWHLGLTPATFFGALLVYLAAHRLGLIEIGGSHLPRLRRRRNTGRSGTGMHPPD, encoded by the coding sequence ATGACCAACCGAATCCACAGTATCGATGCGATGCGAATAATCGCAATGGCGTTCGTCGTCTCGATTCATACGACGCCGTTTCGGGATCTTAACGCGTACGGCAACATAGTAAATTTTCTGATAGAATCGTCCGCACGGTTCGCGGTTCCGTTCTTTTTCGTGACGGCGGGGTACTTCTTCGCCCTCAAAACGACCCGCCGTGATCCGACCAAGTATTTCATCAAACGAGCGACCACCATCGCGTCGATCTACGTGTTCGGACTGGCGCTCTCTGCGCCCGTTTTTCTCGCGGGGGCCGTCGTTCGCGCGGAGTCGGAAAATCGTGCTCTCGCGAGCGAACTCGTCCTCAAACTGGCCGAATTCGGTTCGCCGCTCGAACTGCTCTACTACGGGAACTCCATCTCCGAGATCCTGTGGTTTCTCCCGGCGCTCGGCTTCTCGCTCGCACTTATTTACCTCTTTACCGTCACGAATATGACGGCGTATCTGCTGCCGGTTTCGATCGGATTCCACCTCATCGGGCTTCTGGGAGCGAGTTATACGATGTTCGTGGACGTTCCGTTCGAGATCAGAGACGCGCTGTTCTTCGGGTTCTTCTACACCAGCCTCGGCTACGTCATCTACTCGTCCGACTGGCAGCCGAGTAGCGAGCGAAGCACGCTTTATCTCGGTGCGACCGTCGGCTTTGGAGCGCTCCATCTCGTCGAGCGATACGTGCTGGGATACGTCTTCTCGGGAGAGACGATTGTACAGGGCGTCTACACGGCGAGTTACACGATCGCGACCGCGCTGGTTACCGTCTCGCTGTTCCTCTTTCTCCTCTCGCGACCGAACCTTGGCAAAGCCACCCCGTTACCGTCGTGGGGGAAATACGCCGTCGGAATTTACGTCGCACACCCACCGGTCTTGTACGTCCTCGAGCGGACGGGCGAAGCGCTGCTCGGAAACGGCACCTGGTCCGCGATTCTCTGGCACCTCGGGTTGACCCCCGCGACGTTCTTCGGGGCCCTCCTCGTCTATCTCGCGGCGCATCGGCTGGGACTCATCGAAATCGGCGGCTCTCACCTGCCACGGCTCCGTCGGCGTCGGAACACCGGTCGAAGCGGGACCGGAATGCACCCGCCGGACTGA